From the genome of Yersinia enterocolitica, one region includes:
- a CDS encoding carboxy terminal-processing peptidase, whose product MNKFVRLTAIAGLLLAGASYAADTTYRIDQLPQLRQEPEHATVSERVTSRFTRSHYRQFTLDDQFSAKIFDRFLNMLDYSHNVLLASDVAQFADKKQSLDDELKSGQLDTPFALFNLAQKRRFERYQYALSVLDRPMVFTGNDTIDIDRGKAPWPTSEAELNKLWDAKVKYDQLNLKLTGKTDKEIKETLTKRYQAAIKRLTQSNSEDVFQLIMNAFAHEIDPHTNYLSPRNTEQFNTEMSLSLEGIGAVLQMDDDYTLINSMVPGGPAAKSKTIAVGDRVIGVGQTGKPMVDVIGWRLDDVVALIKGPKGSKVRLEILPAGKGTKPRTVTLTRERIRLEDRAVKMSVKTIGKERVGVLDIPGFYVGLTEDVKVQLQKLEKENVSSIIIDLRSNGGGALTEAVSLSGLFIPSGPVVQVRDNNGKVREDSDTDGVVYYKGPLVVLVDRYSASASEIFAAAMQDYGRALIVGEPTFGKGTVQQYRSLNRIYDQMLRPEWPALGSLQYTIQKFYRVDGGSTQRKGVTPDIVMPTGVDPAETGESFEDNALPWDSINAASYVKSGDLKPLEPELLKAHTARIAADPEFQHIQQDIERYKALKEKRNIVSLNYAQREKENHDDDATRLNRLNERFKREGKKPLKSLEDLPKDYQEPDPYLDETVHIALDLAHKEKAQPQVESPPAAAPAAK is encoded by the coding sequence ATGAACAAATTTGTCAGACTAACAGCAATCGCAGGCTTGTTACTGGCGGGGGCGAGTTACGCAGCGGATACCACCTATCGCATCGATCAGCTACCTCAACTGCGTCAGGAACCCGAGCATGCAACCGTGAGTGAGCGCGTAACATCGCGCTTCACTCGCTCTCACTATCGTCAATTTACACTGGACGATCAGTTTTCCGCCAAAATATTTGATAGATTCCTCAACATGCTGGATTACAGCCATAACGTGTTGTTGGCATCAGATGTGGCACAGTTTGCGGATAAAAAGCAGTCGCTGGATGATGAGTTAAAATCAGGCCAGTTGGACACGCCTTTCGCTTTATTCAATTTGGCGCAAAAACGCCGCTTTGAGCGCTATCAATATGCATTGTCAGTACTGGACCGGCCAATGGTCTTTACCGGTAATGACACCATTGATATTGACCGTGGTAAAGCACCTTGGCCTACCAGCGAAGCTGAGCTGAATAAGCTTTGGGACGCAAAAGTTAAGTACGATCAGCTTAATTTGAAATTAACCGGTAAAACGGATAAAGAAATCAAAGAGACGCTGACAAAACGCTATCAGGCGGCCATTAAGCGTTTGACGCAAAGTAATAGCGAAGATGTGTTCCAGCTAATTATGAATGCGTTTGCGCATGAAATTGACCCGCATACCAACTATCTGTCGCCACGTAATACCGAACAGTTCAATACTGAAATGAGCTTGTCTCTGGAAGGTATTGGCGCTGTCTTGCAAATGGATGATGATTACACCTTAATCAACTCTATGGTTCCAGGTGGCCCCGCGGCGAAAAGTAAAACTATCGCCGTAGGTGATCGGGTGATCGGTGTGGGTCAAACCGGTAAGCCGATGGTGGATGTGATTGGATGGCGTCTCGATGATGTCGTGGCACTCATTAAAGGGCCGAAGGGCAGTAAAGTGCGGCTGGAGATTTTACCGGCCGGTAAAGGTACTAAACCGCGCACTGTAACCTTGACCCGTGAACGCATTCGTCTTGAAGATCGCGCAGTGAAAATGTCGGTGAAAACTATCGGCAAAGAGCGTGTCGGTGTACTGGATATCCCTGGTTTCTATGTTGGCCTGACCGAAGACGTTAAGGTGCAATTGCAGAAGTTGGAGAAAGAGAATGTCAGTAGCATTATTATTGACTTGCGCAGTAATGGTGGTGGTGCTCTGACCGAGGCTGTGTCGCTGTCCGGTTTGTTTATTCCGAGTGGGCCGGTGGTTCAAGTGCGGGATAACAACGGCAAAGTGCGTGAAGACAGTGATACTGATGGCGTGGTGTACTACAAAGGCCCGCTGGTGGTATTGGTGGACCGCTACAGTGCATCCGCTTCCGAAATCTTTGCTGCTGCCATGCAGGACTATGGTCGTGCATTAATTGTCGGTGAACCAACCTTTGGTAAAGGTACTGTTCAACAGTATCGGTCGTTAAATCGTATTTATGATCAAATGTTGCGCCCGGAATGGCCTGCGTTAGGTTCACTGCAATACACTATCCAGAAATTCTATCGGGTAGACGGTGGCAGTACTCAGCGTAAAGGGGTAACCCCGGATATCGTGATGCCAACCGGTGTTGATCCGGCGGAAACGGGTGAGAGTTTCGAAGACAATGCCTTGCCTTGGGACAGTATCAATGCGGCCAGTTACGTCAAGAGTGGTGATCTGAAGCCACTGGAGCCGGAGTTACTGAAAGCACATACAGCGCGGATTGCCGCTGATCCTGAATTCCAGCATATTCAGCAAGATATTGAGCGTTATAAAGCGTTGAAAGAAAAACGCAACATCGTCTCTCTCAATTACGCTCAGCGTGAAAAAGAGAACCATGATGATGATGCCACGCGGCTGAATCGCTTGAATGAGCGTTTCAAGCGTGAAGGTAAAAAGCCACTGAAGTCATTGGAGGATTTGCCAAAAGACTATCAGGAGCCAGACCCTTATCTGGATGAGACTGTTCATATTGCTTTGGATTTGGCTCATAAAGAAAAAGCGCAGCCGCAAGTTGAATCACCACCAGCGGCAGCACCTGCGGCAAAATAA
- a CDS encoding protease HtpX: MMRIALFLLTNLAVMLVFGLVLSLTGIQSSSVQGLMIMAGLFGFGGAFVSLLMSKWMALRSVGGEVIEQPRNETERWLLDTVRRQSQQAGIAMPQVAIYQAPDINAFATGARRDASLVAVSTGLLQNMSRDEAEAVIAHEISHVANGDMVTMTLIQGIVNTFVIFISRLIAQVAAGFLSGDRDNESSSAGNPMVYFAVSMVLELVFGILASIITMWFSRHREFHADAGSAKLVGREKMIAALQRLKTSYEPQEAGNMMAFCINGKSKTFSELFMSHPPLDKRIEALRSGQYLK; this comes from the coding sequence ATGATGCGTATCGCTCTGTTCCTTCTCACCAACCTGGCAGTCATGTTGGTGTTCGGGTTGGTACTAAGCCTGACAGGTATTCAGTCCAGCAGTGTACAAGGGCTGATGATCATGGCTGGTCTGTTCGGTTTCGGCGGCGCATTTGTTTCGTTGCTGATGTCCAAATGGATGGCTTTGCGTTCAGTGGGTGGTGAGGTTATCGAACAACCGCGCAATGAAACTGAGCGCTGGTTGCTGGATACGGTACGTCGCCAATCTCAGCAAGCCGGTATTGCTATGCCACAAGTTGCTATTTATCAGGCACCGGATATTAACGCCTTTGCGACCGGGGCTCGTCGTGATGCCTCTTTAGTGGCAGTGAGTACAGGTCTATTGCAGAACATGAGCCGTGATGAAGCAGAAGCCGTTATTGCTCATGAAATTAGCCACGTTGCTAACGGCGATATGGTCACCATGACCTTGATTCAGGGGATTGTGAATACCTTTGTAATTTTCATTTCACGCCTGATTGCGCAAGTCGCGGCCGGTTTCCTATCAGGGGACCGTGATAATGAAAGCAGTAGCGCTGGTAACCCGATGGTCTACTTTGCCGTATCAATGGTCTTGGAATTGGTCTTTGGTATTCTGGCCAGCATTATCACCATGTGGTTCTCGCGCCATCGCGAATTCCACGCTGATGCCGGCTCAGCGAAACTGGTAGGGCGTGAGAAGATGATAGCGGCTCTGCAACGGCTGAAAACCAGCTATGAGCCACAGGAAGCAGGCAACATGATGGCTTTCTGCATTAATGGTAAGTCCAAAACCTTCAGCGAGCTGTTTATGTCACATCCGCCGCTGGACAAACGTATTGAAGCGCTACGTTCAGGCCAGTATCTGAAGTAG
- a CDS encoding MFS transporter: MIPSSNDGMPVPQRYAAILVIALGITIAVLDGTIANVALPTIARDLNASPATSIWVVNAYQLAITVSLLSMASLGDIIGYRRVYQAGLLVFSVTSLFCALSDSLWTLTFARVLQGLGAAALMSVNTALIRIIYPRAQLGRGIGINSLIVAVSAAAGPTIAAAVLSVASWQWLFAINVPIGLLAWLLGMKYLPANNMKSNGNRFDFTSCVMNALTFGLLITAISGFAQGQSPTLIAAEIIALLLIGFFFVRRQLSQSFPLLPVDLLRIPIFALSIGTSICSFAAQMLAMVSLPFFLQTVLGRDEVATGLLLTPWPLATMVVAPIAGRLVERYHAGLLGGIGLAVFASGLFLLALLPANPSDVDIIWRMVLCGAGFGLFQSPNNHTIISAAPQHRSGGASGMLGTARLLGQTSGAALVALMFNLFSTSGTHASLVLAGCFASIAALVSVLRISQKRG; this comes from the coding sequence ATGATCCCATCATCAAACGATGGCATGCCGGTTCCTCAGCGCTATGCTGCAATATTGGTTATTGCACTCGGTATTACCATAGCGGTGTTGGATGGCACTATCGCCAACGTAGCTTTGCCAACCATCGCTCGTGACCTCAATGCCAGCCCAGCCACGTCTATTTGGGTCGTGAATGCTTACCAGTTAGCTATCACCGTGTCGTTGCTCTCAATGGCATCGCTGGGCGATATCATCGGTTATCGGCGGGTTTATCAGGCAGGTTTACTGGTGTTTAGTGTGACATCGCTGTTCTGTGCTCTGTCTGACTCCTTATGGACGCTAACATTTGCCCGTGTGCTGCAAGGGCTTGGCGCAGCAGCCTTAATGAGTGTTAATACTGCATTGATTCGGATTATTTATCCACGAGCACAACTGGGCCGTGGTATCGGTATTAATTCATTGATTGTGGCCGTTTCCGCCGCCGCCGGTCCCACCATTGCCGCGGCGGTGCTATCGGTTGCTTCATGGCAGTGGCTGTTTGCCATTAATGTCCCCATCGGCTTGTTGGCATGGTTGTTAGGTATGAAGTATTTGCCTGCCAATAATATGAAAAGTAACGGTAACCGTTTCGATTTTACCAGTTGTGTGATGAATGCTCTGACCTTTGGTTTACTGATAACCGCTATCAGTGGCTTTGCTCAGGGACAAAGCCCAACCCTGATAGCGGCTGAAATTATCGCATTGCTGCTAATTGGTTTCTTCTTTGTACGCCGTCAACTTAGTCAGTCTTTCCCGCTGCTTCCGGTTGATTTACTGCGTATTCCTATTTTTGCATTATCAATCGGCACTTCTATTTGCTCTTTTGCCGCACAAATGCTGGCAATGGTGTCACTGCCCTTCTTTTTACAAACTGTTCTGGGCCGTGATGAAGTGGCAACCGGACTGCTGTTAACCCCATGGCCGTTGGCAACCATGGTGGTAGCCCCGATAGCCGGGCGATTAGTCGAACGTTATCATGCAGGATTATTAGGCGGGATAGGTTTGGCGGTGTTTGCCAGTGGTTTGTTCCTGCTAGCATTGCTGCCAGCCAACCCGAGTGATGTGGATATTATCTGGCGGATGGTGCTATGTGGTGCCGGTTTTGGCCTGTTTCAGTCGCCGAATAACCACACCATTATTTCTGCTGCACCGCAACATCGTAGTGGTGGGGCCAGCGGCATGCTAGGCACCGCCCGTTTACTCGGGCAAACCTCTGGGGCGGCATTAGTGGCATTAATGTTCAATCTGTTCTCAACCAGTGGCACTCATGCTTCTCTGGTGCTGGCTGGCTGCTTTGCCAGTATCGCCGCATTGGTGAGTGTGCTGCGCATAAGCCAGAAACGTGGCTAG
- a CDS encoding oligogalacturonate lyase: protein MAKGKQIPLTFHTYQDASTGAQVTRLTPPDVTCHRNYFYQKCFTRDGSKLLFGGAFDGPWNYYLLDLNTQVATQLTEGRGDNTFGGFLSPEDDALFYVKDGRNLMRVCLATLEESVVYQVPEEWVGYGTWVANSDCTKLVGIEIKREDWVPLTDWKKFHEFYFTKPCCRLMRVDLKTGESAVILQENQWLGHPIYRPYDDSTVAFCHEGPHDLVDARMWLINEDGSNMRKVKTHAEGESCTHEFWVPDGSALVYVSYLKGSPDRFIYSADPQTLENRQLTSMPACSHLMSNYDGTLMVGDGSDAPVDVQDDSGYKIENDPFLYVFNMKNGSQHRVARHDTSWQVFEGDRQVTHPHPSFTPDDKQVLFTSDVHGKPALYLATLPESVWQ, encoded by the coding sequence ATGGCCAAAGGTAAACAAATCCCCCTGACATTTCACACATATCAGGATGCCTCTACCGGTGCACAAGTTACACGGTTAACGCCGCCTGATGTCACTTGCCACCGTAACTATTTCTATCAAAAATGTTTCACCCGTGATGGCAGTAAGTTATTGTTCGGCGGCGCTTTTGATGGTCCGTGGAACTACTACTTGTTGGATCTCAACACGCAAGTGGCAACACAACTGACAGAAGGGCGTGGCGACAATACCTTTGGTGGTTTCTTGTCACCTGAAGATGATGCACTGTTTTATGTCAAAGATGGGCGTAACCTGATGCGAGTCTGTCTTGCCACACTGGAAGAGAGCGTGGTTTATCAGGTGCCTGAAGAGTGGGTGGGTTACGGTACCTGGGTCGCCAATTCAGATTGTACCAAGTTGGTCGGTATTGAAATTAAACGCGAAGACTGGGTCCCCTTGACCGATTGGAAAAAATTCCACGAGTTCTATTTCACTAAACCTTGTTGCCGTTTGATGCGTGTTGACTTGAAAACCGGTGAGTCGGCGGTGATTTTGCAAGAGAATCAATGGCTAGGTCACCCAATCTATCGCCCTTATGATGACAGTACGGTCGCATTCTGCCATGAAGGTCCACACGATCTGGTTGATGCACGTATGTGGCTAATCAATGAAGATGGCAGCAACATGCGTAAAGTGAAAACTCATGCTGAAGGCGAAAGCTGCACCCATGAGTTCTGGGTACCCGATGGTTCGGCGCTGGTGTATGTCTCTTATTTGAAAGGCAGCCCGGATCGCTTTATCTACAGTGCTGACCCACAGACATTGGAAAATCGCCAATTGACCTCTATGCCGGCGTGTTCCCATCTGATGAGTAACTATGACGGTACGTTGATGGTCGGCGATGGTTCAGATGCACCGGTAGATGTACAAGACGATAGCGGCTATAAGATCGAAAACGATCCTTTCCTGTATGTATTCAACATGAAAAATGGCAGCCAGCATCGTGTTGCTCGCCACGATACCTCATGGCAGGTGTTTGAAGGTGATCGGCAGGTGACGCATCCACATCCTTCCTTTACCCCTGATGATAAACAAGTTCTGTTCACATCTGATGTTCATGGCAAACCTGCACTTTATTTGGCTACTTTGCCTGAATCAGTCTGGCAATAG
- a CDS encoding DNA-binding transcriptional regulator KdgR, with the protein MAIADLDKQPDSVSSVLKVFGILQALGEEREIGITELSQRVMMPKSTVYRFLQTMKSLGYVAQEGESEKYSLTLKLFELGAKALQNVDLIRSADIQMRELSNETRETIHLGALDEDSIVYIHKIDSMYNLRMHSRIGRRNPLHSTAIGKVLLAWRDRGEVEEILSHIEFTRSTKHTLDSAAALLPVLDLVREQGFGEDVEEQEEGLRCIAVPVFDRFGVVIAGLSISYPTLRFSEDSKSDIVKSLHRAARNISEQMGYRDYPF; encoded by the coding sequence ATGGCTATTGCAGATCTAGATAAACAGCCCGACTCTGTGTCGTCGGTTCTGAAGGTTTTTGGCATCTTACAAGCATTGGGTGAAGAACGGGAAATTGGTATTACCGAGCTTTCCCAACGTGTAATGATGCCTAAAAGTACGGTTTACCGCTTTCTCCAGACCATGAAATCCCTGGGGTATGTTGCTCAGGAAGGCGAATCAGAGAAATACTCCCTTACGCTGAAGTTATTTGAGCTGGGGGCTAAAGCGCTACAAAATGTTGATTTGATTCGTAGCGCAGATATACAGATGCGTGAATTATCTAATGAAACTCGTGAAACTATTCACTTGGGTGCATTGGATGAAGACAGCATTGTTTATATTCATAAAATTGATTCTATGTATAACCTGCGGATGCATTCCCGTATTGGTCGTCGTAACCCACTGCACAGTACCGCAATTGGTAAAGTGTTATTGGCGTGGCGTGACCGTGGTGAAGTAGAGGAAATCTTGTCTCATATCGAGTTCACCCGTAGCACTAAACACACCCTGGATAGCGCGGCTGCATTATTGCCAGTGCTGGATCTGGTGCGTGAGCAGGGCTTTGGTGAAGATGTCGAGGAGCAAGAAGAAGGTTTGCGTTGTATCGCTGTACCTGTTTTCGACCGTTTCGGTGTGGTGATCGCGGGCTTAAGTATTTCATACCCGACGCTGCGTTTTTCTGAAGACAGCAAGAGTGACATAGTTAAATCTTTGCATCGCGCAGCACGTAACATCTCAGAGCAAATGGGTTACCGTGATTATCCTTTCTGA
- a CDS encoding N-acetylmuramoyl-L-alanine amidase: MRKLLSAGLLLLLAGCSSPHSDRPHKLIDRDDYKIDTNHPSVAQNERVRFLVLHYTATDDAESLRILTQGNVSAHYLVKTHPQNVEGKPVVLQLVPESQRAWHAGVSYWEGRTSLNDTSIGIEIVNKGFTERMLGRRWYPYNESQIELIERLTRDIVERYNIAPMNVVAHSDIAPQRKSDPGPLFPWQRLAQQGIGAWPDDATVAKYIDGRNKYDIGSVTVIQQALARYGYQIPQSGVLDNETIQVIKAFQMHFRAQNIRGVPDIETEAIALALVEKYHP, encoded by the coding sequence ATGAGGAAGTTATTAAGCGCGGGTTTGTTACTGCTATTGGCGGGTTGTAGTAGCCCTCACAGTGACCGGCCGCATAAACTGATCGACCGTGATGATTATAAAATCGATACTAATCATCCATCAGTGGCTCAAAATGAACGAGTGCGTTTTTTAGTGCTTCATTATACTGCAACAGATGATGCTGAATCACTGCGAATACTGACTCAGGGTAATGTCAGTGCCCATTATTTGGTAAAAACACATCCCCAAAATGTTGAGGGCAAACCGGTTGTTTTGCAATTGGTGCCTGAAAGCCAAAGAGCCTGGCATGCCGGGGTGAGTTACTGGGAAGGGCGCACCAGTCTCAATGATACCTCTATCGGTATCGAAATCGTCAATAAGGGCTTCACTGAGAGGATGTTGGGTAGAAGGTGGTATCCTTACAATGAGTCTCAGATTGAATTGATTGAGCGCCTTACCAGAGATATTGTCGAGCGTTATAATATTGCTCCGATGAATGTCGTAGCTCACAGCGATATTGCTCCACAGCGAAAATCTGATCCCGGTCCGCTATTCCCATGGCAGCGTTTGGCGCAGCAAGGCATAGGCGCCTGGCCAGATGACGCAACAGTCGCTAAGTATATTGATGGTCGAAATAAGTATGATATCGGCTCAGTTACTGTTATTCAGCAGGCACTGGCCCGTTATGGTTATCAAATCCCACAAAGCGGCGTGCTGGATAATGAAACCATTCAGGTTATTAAGGCTTTTCAGATGCATTTCAGGGCGCAGAATATTCGCGGCGTACCAGATATAGAAACTGAAGCCATTGCTCTGGCGTTGGTCGAGAAATATCACCCATAG